TTTATCGTTTGTTAAACCGAGCTTTTTGAATTCATCGTACAAGTAGTCTCTTCTTTTTTTGAATTCTTTCACCATATAAGAATTGTCTATTTCTAGGGCTTTGAGCGCTGCATATTGGGAAGGTGTGTTTACATTAGAAGTGGAATGGGATTGAATTTTAGCCAATTGAGATACGATTTTTTCGTTAGCAATCGTATATCCTACTCTCCATCCAGTCATTGACCATGTCTTTGAAAAACTGTTAATCAATATTGTTCTATCTCTTGATTCTTCAAAGTTTGCCATAGATGTGTAGTTACCGTCGTAAACTAGGGCATCGTATACCTCATCACTTATGATTATAAGGTCATGTTCGATGGAGAGTCTCGAGATAAAACTCAAAAACTCTTTATCGTAAACAACACCTGTTGGGTTGTTGGGAGAATTAATTATAATGGCTTTTGTTTTGTTGGTGATGGCTTTTTCTAATTCTTTTTCTTCAGGTATATACTTATTTTCTTTCGTAGTTTTAATGTGAACGGGTATCCCGCCAACCATTCTGATTTGTGCATCGTAACTGACCCCGCATTAGATAATATTACATGTCCGTGAAAAAGATTGGTTAGATCATAATTCAATGTCTTTGAAATGATATCATATCCTTGACTCTTTTTGAAAGGAGACGCATTTATTATCTGTTATATTACTACATTTCTAAATCTAAGCCCACCCAAAACGATTTCGCACAATGTTTACAGCATAAAAGAAGTTTTTGAGAAGCAAAAATTTGGTCAAACAAGGTAAATCGTATATGTTGTTTTATACGCCGTAATTTTTTTATTTTGTTGTTTTTTAAACCAAGCGTTCGGTCTAGTACTAAAAATCTAAATTTTGATTTTTGAAAATTGAGAGAGGCCTAAAAGCACAAACATGCTTTTTTATGGGGGTGAATCCTATTTTTCATAAACTCATTATGCTTTATTCAACATATTATCCTTAAAACTATACATATAAGATAATAAGAATATGAAAATCTCCAATGAAAAAATATTCAACCTCTCTGTGACACCTAAAATGTTCCAATTATTAGTCATGCCTATCGGAGTAAGTATCCCAAAAAAAGTTATGGCGAAGGCAAACCCCAAAGTTAAGCTACCAAATCGTTTTATTTTTTCTTTCTTTAAATATCCAAAAGCTAAAATAAACATTGAAGCAAGAATTAAAACAACTAGAGATACGGTCACAACGATATGCATAAAATTGTTAAAAGTCATTTCGGTTTTATTTCCTTCAAGGGGAAATAATGAATACCCCAAAGTAGAAATAGCCATTGATATTAAGAACAAAACATAACCCAGTTTAGTAATTTTATGATACCCTTTTTCTCGCGCTTTCATAATCATGCCAATAAAAAAAATTATGGCACAAATGCCGTAAATATTAACAAATATCGAAAGTAGTCCTGAATTAGGCGCACCTTTGGCAGTTAAAGAACTAATATCAGTAGTAATCCAGTTATATTCATCCCAAAGAATTTGACCTAGAAACACATGAATGAAATAAAAAATTACACCGATCATACCAAAAGGCATGAAATATTTTGTTTTAAGCTTCATAATACCCCTCCTCGTATAATATGTATGGTTATGAAACTTAAAAAATGGTACTAAGAATCTGTTTTTTGTTCTTTTTCATTATTTCTTTTGTAAAGAGATACCCTAATGCTAAAAATAGTACCAGGATGATTAACGGGGGAAGATTCCTTCCCCCCTCGTATTCTATTTCTCTGCATTCAATCCCTTTTGCTATTTCAGTGAATTCCCCATCGAATATATCTACCTTTTTTAACTGTTTTATCGATTTACCAACTATGAATTCGTAATCGGAATTCTCTACTATTTCCATATTGGTTCTACTCATCATCCCTCTATCACTAACCACTATTACCTTTCCCAACTGATACCTCTTTTTCATCACTTCAATCGTATCTTTGAACGTATGCCCTTCGAACGTGTTACCTGGGTATATATCAAAACTAACCGGCATCCTATCCCTATCTATCGACATCCCTAAAACTACCTGTGATTCGTTGAACTTCTTATCTTTCGAATACCCCATCTGCAGTAACTCGTTCGTTTGTTGTGTCTCAAAGGCTAACGTCGTTACATCGTAAAACACTAAGTCTACTACAGAATTGAATAAACTCATCCTTTGACGGTACAGATGTTTCTCCAACTCTTCCTTCTTTTGCGCTAACACATCTAGCGTTCTGTACAGCCATTGTAAGGCTATCCCTTCTTCATCCGTTTCTGCCTCATCCATCCTTGAACCCCCTTCGGGGCGTTTCCTTTTGAATCCATAATAATCTAGCTCGTTGAATATTCCCAACTTACTTTTTGGTTCTATTATTCTGTTCATTACCATTATTTTCAACAAATCTTCTACATCGAACCTCGTCTTTTTATCCATCTTTTCAAAGAACTTATCCATCTCATACCTTTCAAACAATCTATCAACTATTACCTTTACCCCATAATTCTTCTTATCAGGTGCTTCCTCAACACTATTCAAATTCACATAACCTTTTATATCATATATCTGTACGAGTTTATCGACAATATTTTTCACTTCTTTTCTACTGATAGTATCGATTCTACCCAAATTAGCGATTATCTTTTGTTTATTCTTACCGTTTTCACGGTAACTTTCTACTATTCTTAAGTATTCTTTTTTCTTCCGTTCGGTTTAATAAAAAATCGTCTCTCAACTGTCAAACTCAGGAGACAAAAATTAATTTCCCAGCAGGGAATTCGCCTCAACTGCCTCCTTCGAGCCTGGTGCGATATCCATTGCCTTCTGCCAATTTTCTCTGGCCTTGTCCTTATCGCCACCCTGAGAATAGGCCTTCCCAAGGTCGAGATATATTCCAGCCAGAGTATTTGCATCAAACTGCCCGGGCTTGCTTTCATCCAGGGTTAGAAGGTATTCGAAATCCTTGATCGCCACATTATTTCTCCCAAATGCATAGGGCAGGGCAACGCTTGTATGCGCTCTGACAAGCCTAACAGAAGTACTATCGGGAGAGAGTTCAACGGCTCTATCCATCTGCTGGATGCCCTGGATCACATAAAATAGTTTTGCAGGAGGGAACCAATCTTCTCTACCTTTGATGGTGAGAAGGCTTCCATACCATGCCCGCACTTCAGCGTTGTTGGGTTCGGCATCAAGTATCTTCTTGAAAAGTGGTTCGGCCTTTTCAATCGCTTGCTTTTCTCCATCAGCGGCCTTGCCATGGTAAATGATGGCCAATTCCATGCAGAGTTTTGTATTCTGAGGATCTTCCTCTAACAGGGATTCTAGCTCCAATACCTTGTTCTGGGTCTTTGTGTCCTCGGAATCAACATTCCCAGATGCAAATAACGTTGCCGATGAAATGTATAAAACGACAAAAATCAACATTGCCATGGTAGTAGCGATGGTTTTCCTATTTACTCTCATCATTACCCCCTCCTTTTCCATCCAATGATGTCATTTGCCGCTATTCTGCCAGAGATTATCACCGCCTCTATGCCACCGCCAGGAAATGTGGAAGCCCCCGCCAGATATAGCCCTTTAATAGGAGATTTAAAATATGGCCTTTTGATGTCTTTTGACTGATCGAATGCATAGATCGCCCCCTCAGGCATTCGCGTATAGAATTCCAATGTTCGCGGTGATGCTGTTTCGCGAATTACGATGTGCTCGGCCAAGCCAGGTATCAACTTTTCGGCCTTTTGAATCAATGCATCGGCAAGGAGTTGCTTTTTCGATAGGTACTCGGTGCTTCCTCTCGGAGGGAAATCTTGATATCTTGCCCCTGTTAGTAGCGTTACACTGGCTTTGCCGAGTGGAGCAAGACCTGCATCTACGTTTGATCCTATGACAATTCCATATCCATCATCCAAGTTATGAATAAGGACAGGATATCCAGATAGATCCATATCCACCCCTAGGAATACCATAAATACTGAGGGAGACATTGGAAGCTCTCTGATCCTGCCTGCAAATGTGGTTCTTAGATATTCCTCGCCTATGAGATCCAAAAATGTGGTCTTTGCGTTGGCATTCGCAATTATTATGGGGCTTGAGTAAATTTCGTCCCCTACCTGTACTCCTCTGACCTTAAATTTGCCTGGCCTTGAGAGGATCCCTCTTCTAGGAACCGCGTCCACTTGAAAGGCTGAACCCATGGAGTCGCGATTCATCCTATTCTGCCCTATCCAGCTGTCACCATCTAGATCTGGCGCTAGAATAATCCGTTCAACCCCATGCTTGAGCATGATCTTACCACCATGTTCTTCAATATATTGCCGTAGAGCCTCAGCGAACCGGAGCGCCCCTCCTTTGGGGAAATAGCCTCCATGCAGATAGTAGGATATTACAGCAGTCAAGGCGCTTTGGGCAGGTGTCTTGTCGGGTCTTGTTCCGACATATCCTATCAAGGCGGAAAGCAAGGCCTTTAGGTCTTC
This sequence is a window from Petrotoga olearia DSM 13574. Protein-coding genes within it:
- a CDS encoding tetratricopeptide repeat protein — encoded protein: MMRVNRKTIATTMAMLIFVVLYISSATLFASGNVDSEDTKTQNKVLELESLLEEDPQNTKLCMELAIIYHGKAADGEKQAIEKAEPLFKKILDAEPNNAEVRAWYGSLLTIKGREDWFPPAKLFYVIQGIQQMDRAVELSPDSTSVRLVRAHTSVALPYAFGRNNVAIKDFEYLLTLDESKPGQFDANTLAGIYLDLGKAYSQGGDKDKARENWQKAMDIAPGSKEAVEANSLLGN
- a CDS encoding DUF998 domain-containing protein: MKLKTKYFMPFGMIGVIFYFIHVFLGQILWDEYNWITTDISSLTAKGAPNSGLLSIFVNIYGICAIIFFIGMIMKAREKGYHKITKLGYVLFLISMAISTLGYSLFPLEGNKTEMTFNNFMHIVVTVSLVVLILASMFILAFGYLKKEKIKRFGSLTLGFAFAITFFGILTPIGMTNNWNILGVTERLNIFSLEIFIFLLSYMYSFKDNMLNKA